The following proteins come from a genomic window of Schistocerca gregaria isolate iqSchGreg1 chromosome X, iqSchGreg1.2, whole genome shotgun sequence:
- the LOC126298185 gene encoding uncharacterized protein LOC126298185, giving the protein MARNKEGCPPLVSMLLTMSEDFVLMVVDRLTLWPEAFTTSNISVDTVATKLLADWFARYGIPQMITPDCGRKFEACLFGELLQICGCTYIREKATALKALPLILLRLRSSVKEDVGRPLAEFLFGEKVRLTADLLTDKPTILPSEKHSSVIDWNVKHEMVSIEWLIPSYVYAHKNGTSSARATNQDLQGLHRPWTTDHIFPPTDPPPIAPVITWAGRTVHQHYPNIPGPKIHSLDYPKPAGVAERF; this is encoded by the exons ATGGCCCGAAATAAGGAAGGATGCCCGCCACTGGTCTCAATGTTGCTTACAATGTCAGAGGA ctTCGTGTTGATGGTGGTGGATAGGCTTACCCTTTGGCCAGAAGCATTCACTACATCCAATATTTCGGTAGACACTGTGGCTACGAAACTATTGGCAGACTGGTTTGCTCGCTATGGCATACCGCAAATGATCACACCTGACTGTGGAAGAAAATTTGAGGCTTGTCTATTTGGAGAGCTGCTACAGATATGTGGCTGCACTTACATACGCGAGAAAGCAACTG CTCTAAAAGCTTTGCCTTTGATTTTGTTACGCCTTCGATCATCGGTGAAAGAAGATGTAGGCCGTCCATTGGCAGAGTTCCTGTTTGGGGAAAAGGTACGCCTAACTGCTGATCTACTGACCGACAAACCTACAATCCTACCATCTGAGAAACACAGCTCCGTCATAGATTGGAACGTAAAGCATGAAATGGTCTCCATAGAGTGGCTAATACCCTCTTACGTCTATGCACATAAGAATGGGACTTCGAGTGCTAGAGCTACAAACCAAGACCTTCAAGGGCTACACAGACCTTGGACTACAGACCACATCTTTCCACCTACAGATCCTCCACCTATAGCTCCAGTGATCACATGGGCAGGAAGAACTGTTCACCAGCATTACCCCAATATACCTGGG CCCAAAATTCATTCACTGGATTATcccaagccagccggtgtggccgagcggttctaa